One part of the Corynebacterium sp. CNCTC7651 genome encodes these proteins:
- a CDS encoding 5-(carboxyamino)imidazole ribonucleotide synthase: MNSYGMPVVAVVGDGQLARMMQTEAIELGIETRVLAGAPDESAAQVFGDVRIGDYTDLADLEAIAAGADAVTFDHEHVPNEYAQTLIDDGITVEPRPGALIFAQDKLEQRRRLKDLGAPVPEFAPITSTADAEAFWDQVDGAVCLKATRGGYDGHGVWFPSSKSECSELVADLLGRDVPLMAERKIAFDRELSAMVARTRSGEVRAWPVVESQQENGICRVAISPAPGLAPELERECRELACRIAEELDVTGVLAVELFEAGGKVQVNELAMRPHNTGHWTQDGCVTSQFEQHLRAVLDWPLGSTEPTAPVTVMVNTLGGEQRPEMPVAARVAEVMRRYPQVKVHLYGKTYRAGRKMGHVNVTADTLEEALAVAEDAAEFLVNATWRDKRSEGE; encoded by the coding sequence GTGAATAGCTATGGGATGCCGGTGGTCGCCGTGGTTGGCGACGGCCAGCTGGCACGGATGATGCAGACTGAGGCAATCGAGCTGGGCATCGAGACGCGCGTGCTCGCCGGCGCGCCCGATGAATCCGCGGCGCAGGTATTCGGCGACGTGCGCATCGGCGACTACACCGACCTCGCTGACTTGGAAGCGATCGCCGCCGGCGCGGACGCAGTCACCTTCGACCACGAGCACGTGCCCAACGAGTACGCGCAGACGCTTATCGACGACGGCATCACCGTCGAACCCCGCCCCGGCGCCCTGATTTTCGCCCAGGACAAGCTGGAGCAGCGCCGCCGCCTTAAAGACCTCGGCGCCCCGGTGCCGGAGTTCGCCCCGATCACGTCCACGGCCGACGCCGAAGCTTTCTGGGACCAGGTCGACGGAGCGGTGTGCCTGAAAGCCACTCGCGGTGGGTATGACGGCCACGGGGTGTGGTTTCCGTCGTCGAAAAGCGAGTGCTCCGAGCTGGTCGCGGACCTGCTCGGGCGGGACGTGCCGCTGATGGCGGAGCGCAAGATTGCGTTCGACCGCGAGCTGTCCGCGATGGTCGCGCGCACGCGATCCGGCGAGGTGCGCGCGTGGCCGGTGGTGGAATCGCAGCAGGAGAACGGGATTTGCCGCGTGGCGATTTCGCCCGCGCCGGGGCTCGCGCCCGAGCTGGAGCGGGAGTGCCGCGAGCTTGCGTGCAGGATTGCGGAAGAGCTGGACGTGACCGGTGTGCTCGCGGTCGAGCTGTTCGAAGCCGGCGGAAAGGTGCAGGTCAACGAGCTTGCAATGCGCCCGCACAACACCGGGCACTGGACGCAGGACGGCTGCGTGACCTCGCAGTTCGAGCAGCACCTGCGCGCCGTGCTGGACTGGCCGCTCGGTTCGACTGAGCCCACCGCGCCGGTGACGGTGATGGTGAACACGCTCGGCGGCGAGCAGCGGCCCGAGATGCCGGTCGCGGCGCGCGTCGCCGAAGTCATGCGCCGCTACCCGCAGGTCAAGGTGCACCTCTACGGCAAGACGTACCGCGCGGGGCGCAAGATGGGGCACGTGAACGTCACCGCGGATACGCTCGAGGAGGCACTCGCGGTGGCGGAGGACGCTGCCGAGTTCCTGGTCAACGCAACGTGGCGCGACAAGCGCAGCGAAGGAGAATAG
- the purE gene encoding 5-(carboxyamino)imidazole ribonucleotide mutase: MQPLVGLIMGSDSDWDTVAPAAEVLRDFEVPFEVGVVSAHRTPEKMLAYAKQAHTRGLKAIIACAGGAAHLPGMVAAATPLPVIGIPRALADLDGLDSLLSIVQMPGGVPVATVSIGGAKNAGLLAVRILGAGDPALVEKMATYQADLAAEVERKDAALRERLLGG, encoded by the coding sequence ATGCAACCGCTCGTCGGCCTGATTATGGGCTCCGATTCCGACTGGGACACCGTCGCCCCCGCCGCCGAGGTGCTGCGCGACTTCGAGGTGCCGTTCGAGGTGGGCGTGGTTTCCGCGCACCGCACGCCGGAGAAAATGCTGGCGTACGCGAAGCAGGCGCACACGCGCGGGCTGAAGGCGATTATCGCGTGTGCAGGCGGCGCGGCGCACCTGCCTGGCATGGTCGCGGCGGCGACGCCCCTGCCGGTGATCGGCATCCCGCGCGCGCTGGCTGACCTCGACGGGCTCGATTCGCTGCTGTCTATCGTGCAGATGCCGGGCGGCGTGCCGGTTGCCACCGTCTCTATCGGCGGCGCGAAGAACGCGGGCCTGCTTGCCGTGCGCATCCTGGGCGCCGGCGACCCGGCGCTGGTGGAGAAGATGGCGACGTACCAGGCGGATCTCGCGGCCGAGGTAGAGCGCAAGGACGCCGCGCTGCGCGAGCGCCTGCTTGGTGG